The following are encoded together in the Macadamia integrifolia cultivar HAES 741 chromosome 10, SCU_Mint_v3, whole genome shotgun sequence genome:
- the LOC122092441 gene encoding F-box protein At1g61340-like: MALGKSYSSKLKSRGLNASNVEATDEGLVLVHCTRAMGRKRIIVSNRTAMETLPISSNFRTPSKRRQGMRTIRDDEKSLLEALPEDILVRILCCVYHDDLKQLIQVSKLVRDATLVAKQSHFAYSTPRAKISSLSNDLEHYSPEAPNAPRQQRCPRSRISRKKLSDISVALFHTPEDERWSRDGLFDQTGVLS, from the exons ATGGCATTGGGGAAGTCTTATAGTTCTAAATTGAAGAGCAGAGGCTTGAATGCTTCGAATGTAGAAGCAACAGATGAAGGATTGGTGCTTGTTCACTGTACAAGAGcaatgggaaggaaaaggatTATTGTTTCAAACCGTACAGCAATGGAGACGTTGCCTATTAGTTCTAATTTCAGGACTCCATCAAAAAGGCGTCAGGGTATGAGAACGATCAGAGACGATGAAAAGTCTCTTCTTGAAGCCTTACCAGAGGACATTCTGGTTCGAATACTGTGCTGCGTATATCATGATGATCTGAAGCAGCTCATCCAAGTATCGAAATTGGTCAGAGATGCG ACTCTGGTAGCAAAGCAATCTCACTTTGCTTACAGTACTCCAAGAGCGAAGATTTCTAGTTTAAGTAATGATCTTGAGCACTATAGTCCCGAAGCACCAAATGCTCCTAGACAGCAAAGGTGTCCCAGGTCCCGAATCAGCAGGAAGAAGCTGTCAGATATCAGTGTCGCCTTGTTCCATACGCCGGAGGATGAACGGTGGTCGAGGGATGGATTGTTCGACCAAACAGGGGTTTTGAGTTAA